One genomic window of Magnolia sinica isolate HGM2019 chromosome 3, MsV1, whole genome shotgun sequence includes the following:
- the LOC131240055 gene encoding plant UBX domain-containing protein 11: MESSTSSLTFKGSIPEAIIEAQKKRKLFVVYISGEDENSVLLEQTTWVDLNVAESISRHCVFLHLVHGSVDASRFSAIYPQKSVPSISAIGYNGGKLLWQHEGYVNAEKLVADIQKACTSLHLQETTATVLTAAALASKNPEPQRFNATSIASFEQGSSSTTNIPTSSTEDPPQGSETKPLITSEIIGENLTSDPIAEKYSKLDEETTSQPTHVNEWECGNDGRSISTSKTSKSSFSPATIDVAESDIETRPLNVGNGSVAPPDGITLNDHNTRNSMGSSGEMPTNHGPEFSQERPQVSVNEVEDSSLEKPDGSASHGNVTRLNEVHLNIRLPAGSSLQVKFSITDTLRMVKNYVDENQTDGIGAYDLAIPYPRKVFNEQDMSKALSELGFFNREALIVVPHRPVSGSYRGQSSSHENSSSVSDTDTSADNGGGYFGYVRGILSYMNPFSYFGGSANPSNSEPTPNDDLWQYRPNPTHRSASSGAERSHRPYPPGTTPGENVSNARKTTTTGFGGNIHTLKHDEDDGPSSDRNTFWNGNSTQYGGGDSK, translated from the exons ATGGAAAGTTCCACATCTTCATTAACATTCAAAGGTTCTATTCCCGAAGCGATCATTGAAGCACAAAAAAAGAGGAAGCTCTTCGTAGTATACATTTCAG GCGAAGATGAAAATTCTGTTCTTTTGGAACAGACAACATGGGTGGATTTGAAT GTAGCAGAATCAATTTCAAGGCATTGTGTTTTCTTGCATCTTGTGCATGGAAGTGTTGATGCATCACGGTTTTCTGCCATTT ACCCACAGAAATCTGTCCCAAGCATATCTGCTATTGGATACAATGGTGGCAAGTTGCTGTGGCAGCACG AAGGCTATGTCAATGCTGAAAAACTTGTGGCCGACATTCAAAAGGCATGCACAAGCCTCCATCTACAG GAAACAACTGCTACTGTCCTTACTGCGGCTGCACTTGCTTCAAAGAACCCTGAACCTCAGAGATTTAATGCAACTAGCATTGCCTCTTTTGAGCAAGGAAGTTCTTCAACAACTAACATTCCGACTTCTTCAACAGAAGACCCCCCTCAAGGCTCAGAGACCAAACCACTGATTACTTCTGAGATCATAGGGGAAAACCTAACCTCTGATCCAATTGCTGAG AAATATTCTAAACTTGATGAAGAGACCACTTCGCAACCAACTCATGTCAATGAGTGGGAATGCGGCAATGATGGACGCTCAATTTCAACAAGCAAAACCTCTAAAAGTTCATTTAGCCCTGCAACAATAGATGTGGCTGAGTCTGACATTGAGACTAGACCTTTAAATGTTGGAAATGGTTCTGTTGCACCACCAGATGGCATTACTTTGAATGATCATAACACCAGAAACTCTATGGGATCTTCTGGTGAAATGCCCACAAATCATGGTCCAGAATTTTCCCAAGAAAGGCCACAGGTATCTGTGAATGAGGTTGAAGACAGTTCTCTGGAGAAGCCTGATGGATCAGCCAGTCATGGAAATGTCACTCGATTGAACGAAGTTCATCTCAATATTCGTTTGCCTGCTGGCAGCAGCCTCCAAGTGAAGTTTTCCATAACTGATACACTGAGAATGGTGAAGAACTATGTAGATGAGAATCAAACGGATGGAATAGGCGCATACGATCTCGCAATTCCTTATCCTCGAAAAGTATTCAATGAGCAAG ATATGAGCAAAGCACTTTCAGAACTGGGATTTTTTAACAGGGAAGCATTAATAGTCGTTCCACACCGCCCAGTCTCTGGGTCCTATAGAGGGCAATCATCATCACATGAGAACTCAAGCTCCGTGAGTGACACTGATACTTCAGCTGATAATGGTGGGGGATATTTTGGATATGTGAGGGGGATATTATCATACATGAATCCCTTCTCCTATTTCGGTGGAAGTGCAAACCCATCAAATTCAGAACCAACTCCAAATGATGATTTATGGCAATATC GTCCAAATCCTACCCACCGGAGTGCTTCATCGGGAGCAGAAAGGTCCCATCGTCCATACCCACCTGGCACCACTCCTGGTGAGAATGTCAGCAATGCCAGGAAAACGACAACCACAGGATTTGGGGGCAACATCCACACTCTAAAACATGATGAAGATGATGGCCCATCCAGTGATAGGAATACTTTCTGGAATGGAAATTCTACTCAATATGGCGGCGGTGACAGTAAGTAA